The segment ATCTGATTCCACAGCCCAATAAAGCTGACTTGCCAACGATGAGGGAACACTAATCTCCAATGCTTTCTTAATGGGGCGAACCTCAGTCTCATTTTGAATCCATGTCCTCAATCACGCAAGAGAAAACGCACCAGAAACGACCCTACGGGTCTCTCAGAACGCCTCCTATTCCTGCACTTCCTGGTTTCCCTAAGAACCCTCAGCTTAGAAAACCATGTCTCTAATaggaaacaaatcaaaatacaaaagcataaagaaaattaacataaaattcaaaattaaacaataaataaaaaaattagaaaaaataataaaattaacccaaacaatatattttgaacCTAACACATGGAGATCCTATGGTCTAATGAATGATAAAGTGGCTTCCTAATACCTAGTTGCAGAAACTATACATATTTACTAGGAtgtatttattgaatattttttattaaaattattttttaatttaattaaattataatagaaatagacttgcgcattaaattgattaaataaaataaaaggaagaaaactaTATTATGTAAGgatgtaaatattaaaaatattatctaaaaataaacattttttatttaaaaaaataaagttaatatataaaaaaaattaaaaacacttatagataaataaaaatagtcttttcaaaaatcaaacacacaaCACCATTGAAAAAATCTATATCCAAAATAtgttaaataagcaaaaaagaaaaatcatataagagagatattaattgaaacataaattttaaaaatatttagaaaaaaaaagacatcttAATAGTAGGGGTGTTATGGCTTAACTCCCCTTAACTATGATTCGAGTTATAGATTCAAACgagttcaataattttatatatataaaaagttttttaaaaaaaaccctagactCATGAACCTATGGCCCAGCACGCCTCGGCCACTATAATGAAAAGCCTGGCCGTGTAGGTAGGCCTACAAGCTCAGGTCTTGCGGGTCTgagcttgggtttttttttttaattttttaaaggggtgactaaattattattaacctttattttttgaggaaaaaaagaaaaacaggcaATGCAAACGACATGTCATCTACAAGCCTATATTTTGCCCACTACTACAATGGCTAAAAAATtaggcaatattttttttttccaaaaacccAATTTCTAAGTCATTTCAACCCAAGAACACATTTCTAGCATCTTTAGCATACTTACAAATCAATCCATCAATTCTTAATATCTAAAAAAggtctaaaaaactaaaatcaaactaGGTTAGTTTTGACTTTCTCgacttagatttgttttttctggtAACATTGAGGCTTTAAAGGACCACCAGCAATCCCCTTTCATCGCATGGGACTCatggacataaaaaaaaaatcattttggtgGCCGGAAATAGCatgaatgataattttttctcttatcGCTAGAATTCAACGacccctctctctcctttttctaACCAGAAgctataaaataatacaaataaattttgtattaaaagtgaaaatttaaaacttaaagggatctaattgtataaattatgttatttttaaatattgaggaTCTAAGTGTATTTTTTACAGAATCTTTAGCACGTGCCATCCATGTATGAcacatttttcattttgatccccTTTATTCTAATTCCATCCttacctaaaaaatcaaaagcaattggCATTTAATGAGGATTTAATtgcttaaaataaaactttgagaactaaaataaattattaaaaataaacaataggTCCACAATATTTTATGAGTGTGTGAAAAATGCTTcccagtggaaaaaaaaaaacccacactttatatatatagtatcaTGATGATGATTATATCAATTGAAAAAGCTTCGCCACACATTATATTCTGGAGGGccactttagtttttttttttttccttttaatgtaTCTGGTTTATTTGTTCATAATCAGTCCATGCAGTATAATGATTATTCTCTAGCCTTGGTAAAGTGTAAgatttccaggaaaaaaaaagcataaagtGTTCTTATACCATTAGAGATTTAACTTCTTAGATAATATGGTTGCCCAACCGATTAaatgttattaataaaaataataattcattatttttaataatagagCCTCGAGATTTCTTGGTTTATCATGTTATTATTCTAGGTTTACATATAACCAcattaattttagtaaaaagtGTTTTAGATGCGCGTAACTCTAAGTTAATCCTACATAAAAAggatttttgttataatttttcataCGATGGTCCGGTCCGGGATGAAGCAGTACTTGtgaatttgttttagatttattgatCAGAGTTTCAATCTTAAATCATACATTCAATCTTAAATCATACAAGTGTGATAACATTTCCCACTAAAAATGTCGAAATTGACTGCTCAACTTTTGCATAGCTCAAAATCATGCAAGTAGTGAGAAAAGACAAATCATATCTGAGACGCCAatgtaaaagaaacaaagaaagagaatGGAACAAGCCGTGTGAatcaaaaaaggaagaaatgttTGCCCCTTTCGCTCTCTGGCATGGTACAGTGACATTAAGCCAGAGAGCGAAAGGGGCAGATGTGCAATCCGATACAATGGCATACCAtatgtttattattaattaatgactgagataaagataatataaaatgatttaaatcccAGATTTATTAGCTAGGAATAATTACACTCTAATGATTggttaaactcttttttttccccctcaAATTCTATCGACCTATAATTTGATGATGGAAAAACATTTCATGAATCCCAAgatactgtttgtttttgcgttttagaaatgtttttgaaaaagattaaaattttttatttttttatttgttttaaattaatttttttagtatttttagataattttaatgtgttgatatcaaaaataatttttaaaaaataaaaaaaatatttttttaatatatttttttttaacactatactatctttctttttatttattatttaaaggtTATTAACATTGTTGTTAATAATGTCCTGACAGGTTAGCCTAAAAATTTATTGACTTAACCATGATTCAGGTctgatttaaaaaacatcaacaaaaatatttaatttttaaaaaaatatttttaaaacataaaaataaaaatactaatacaCCCTTGCATCTTTTAACAGACACGCGCGCACACCGAAATTGATGTCTTCTCATGTTCGAAAACTGATCACTTTGCATTGAAGTAAATTATGTACCATTCATTGAACACAGAGAGCGTTGAGAGACAAGAAACAAGAAACTTGGTGTTTCCACCTTGTACGGGTCCTTCGTACTTTGAGATTATGCTTTCACTTTCTGAAGCTGTAACGCAAACATGCTGCTCCCTCTCATTTTCTCAGGCCCATCAAGACTGGAATTCCGTTGTTTTTAATCCATTGGCCACCCTGAAGGAATGTACCAACAGTGAATTGAAGAGCTTCACTCCTCTTGAGGAAATGGAGAGTTTTCCACCTGACCCTCCTGTTAGTTGCCGCACCAGGGCCAGCGTTGGCATACTCGGCATAGTAGAGAGTGTCAAGAAATTGGTTTCCACTCCATGGTGCCCATCCATCTGGCTGAATGAAGTCTGCTAACTTTGACTCCATCACAACAGTCCTCGAGTATGCCTTCCATGGCCTGCCCAAGTATGTCTTGATCTTGAGCCTCTCGGGGACAAGCTTCTGCTCAGGGACGATCCTGCAGTTATGAATGACAACTCCTCCGGGCTGACCCCTCTCTTTCCTGCCATCTGCAGTCACCGTGTTGAATTGATTTGGATTTGGCCTTCGGACAATGATCAAGGAGTTTTGGATCACCGCTGATCCGTAACCAAATAGGAAATCTACGGTGCCTGAAAGGACACAATTGCGGTAGAACTGGCGCCCAGCTTGGTACAACACCGTGTCTTGATAGCCATCAAACCTGCAGTTGTAGAATGCTGACATATCAGAATTAGTTCGGATTGCAACAGCCTGGTGACCATCAGGACCGGCGGTGTTGGTAAATCCAATGGACTTGGCGATGAATCCATTTGCCTCAACAACTGCACCAACAATGAAAACATATAATCAggaattcaaacaaaaaacaactcaaattaGATAATATATGCCAATTAGACGACAAGAAACTTTTAACTAGTCCATGAGTTGGATGTTGCACTCACTAAATGTAGCAGTTTTCCAGGTGCCAAGGCCATCTTTTGCAAAATTCTTGTTTCCAGTGACAATGGTCTTCCTGGATCCATCACCATAGATGAACACGTTGGGTTGGTCCTTGGCTACAACCACATACTCACGATAGGTTCCTGCCTTAACATAGATAACATATCGGCCCTTGAGGTTCTTAGGATATGCGGCAAGTGCTGCGCTGATGGTCTTGAATTGCCCACTACCATCCTGGGCCACAACTGCATTAGGTCTAACCCCACCATTTCGGCGTGAGGCCAAAAGCTTACGGTCAGAAGCAGACATCCAAGTGGGAAAACCATCAGCTTGAAGAAGTTGACGAGAGGTGCTGGGAATATTGAGCTTGAGTCCCAAGGAATTCAGAACTTGTGAAAGCCCGGCAAGGATATTCAAGACGTTGTCTGTAAGTTCGCTTCCGTAGTCCGTGCTTTTTTGCACTTGATCCCTCAAGGAGCTGCCATTCTCAAAACCATCTAAGCACATTTCTTGGTATCCAATAATTGAACTCAACCATGTTCGAAAATCGTCTGTACGGTTTGATAGTGAAAGTAAATCAATTTCACCTACCTTTGACAATGTGTCCTCAAGGCTTTCAGAAGCATTTTGCAATAACTCTTTGCAGTCATTCAAGGCCATTTTGTCACGGCTTGCGTTATCGGTCTTGGCTACGAGATCATCAGTCACGTTGAAAGAATTCTTCAATGAAGCAGAGATAGCTAATATGCCTCCTTTGATTAGTTCTTTGGGATCGGTAGAGTTCAGGGCACTGAGGGTGTTAGTGCAAGCCTCTTTGTAATAAGTAGGCTGGCATAGTGCGCTAACAGCCTTCATTTGAGGTGACAAGCTCTCTGTATCATTGGATCCATTGCTGCGATTAACAGTAACCACCACGCCAATGATCACCCCCACAACAAGGATCAGGGAAACCCCCGAAACAATTActtttccaagcatttttttttgctgattaACTAATCAATTCTTACAAGGTTAGTTTTCAAACCTTAATTTCCTCCAGGATTCTGTGCCAATGGAAAGGAGcacaaaatccaaaaagaaaaaactacaatgGAAGAGATATCCTCCCTTTGTCCTGCTTAAATACAGTGAATTATCTTGGTGGGGTTTCTGTAAGCTACGATTTTCCGTATATTGTGGGCTTTTTGCATGAAATGGACGTGAAATTATCGAATGGTAGCCATTTTTTCACTTAGCTTTATCATGGAAGATAAGGAAACATCGGCGAATGTAAAGGAAGAAGCTGTTTATTGCACCATGCATGCTAAACTTAGGGCAAACTGCAAACCATTGAGATAAACAGGCCAGCTTCTTTTACTCTTTTTAGTATGCGTCTGACTTGACCAATTAATCAAGATAAGTTTTCCAACCCCTTTCTATATCCCACCCACCCTAGCCATTACCGAGCATTAATTTTCTATTGCTatctttggaaaagtttttcAACACCTTTCGATGcaatttctttattctttatctGAGatgctttttatatttttattttgtccatATATGCTGCAATGAACCTGTAGTTTAATTCCCCAATTGAGTGATTTAGGATTTGAATTCTTATAATAGAAAAGGGacagaatttgaatttgaaagaaaatttatgaattttatttttgaacaagaacaaattgacaaaaataaagatgcaattaaaatttttttcctgAATAAGACATATTAGAGGTAGCCCTAGCCTCCTGAGTCATGTGATTGTTCTAAAACATTTTCTACCTCATCTTCGCCACATCTTATAATCATAAACacaattaattcaaattgaaattgaaatttaaaaagatccTAGACTGTTATGTTTTGGgaccaatttcatcatttaaatgatgtcgttttattttttatattgtttttttatttgacttgtcacttttttttaagtgttgttgtcgttttatttttcttcaacgATGTCGTTGCTTGGATTATTAATGCCCAAAGCATTATATTTTTCCTTAGTGGAATCCACGTGTTCTTCATGCATTCACTTCTTGTAATCCAATCATCCACTTGTTGTTCGTATTCCCAGGTAATATCTCAACCCTTTATTTTTGCCCTTAAACCTTTTGCTTTTTTagtgcaaaaaagaaaaattaaatcaacaaattaGGGTTTCATCCTTCCTTAGCCTCTAGTGTCTAGACTAGTGATAAATCCCCCTTTATTCATAAAATCTTACCCTCAAGGTGAGGGAAAACTTCTATGAGCCATTTTTTTCTGCTTAAACAAAATCATCTATATTTTTGTCTATTCCAACAAACCAAGAGttccttttccctttttatctactttttattttatctagtCTTTATTGCCCTTTTGTCAAGTACTTTAACAGGTTCATGTTTAGGCTTTCCTTCTTAACCATAGGGGGTAATTTGAGTTCAGGTTGTTTGTTTGAACCAATCCTTCTTTTGAGCAACAATACAAGGAATGTTGGGTGAATTTGAGACCTTTCTGAGAATCCAAACGGTAAGCAGATTCATAtattcttgatttaattttaaatggcCCAAGGTCTTTATAggttaacttttgattttttctttcataaa is part of the Populus nigra chromosome 8, ddPopNigr1.1, whole genome shotgun sequence genome and harbors:
- the LOC133701507 gene encoding pectinesterase-like; the protein is MLGKVIVSGVSLILVVGVIIGVVVTVNRSNGSNDTESLSPQMKAVSALCQPTYYKEACTNTLSALNSTDPKELIKGGILAISASLKNSFNVTDDLVAKTDNASRDKMALNDCKELLQNASESLEDTLSKVGEIDLLSLSNRTDDFRTWLSSIIGYQEMCLDGFENGSSLRDQVQKSTDYGSELTDNVLNILAGLSQVLNSLGLKLNIPSTSRQLLQADGFPTWMSASDRKLLASRRNGGVRPNAVVAQDGSGQFKTISAALAAYPKNLKGRYVIYVKAGTYREYVVVAKDQPNVFIYGDGSRKTIVTGNKNFAKDGLGTWKTATFIVEANGFIAKSIGFTNTAGPDGHQAVAIRTNSDMSAFYNCRFDGYQDTVLYQAGRQFYRNCVLSGTVDFLFGYGSAVIQNSLIIVRRPNPNQFNTVTADGRKERGQPGGVVIHNCRIVPEQKLVPERLKIKTYLGRPWKAYSRTVVMESKLADFIQPDGWAPWSGNQFLDTLYYAEYANAGPGAATNRRVRWKTLHFLKRSEALQFTVGTFLQGGQWIKNNGIPVLMGLRK